From Pseudodesulfovibrio alkaliphilus:
AAACGAGACGTGGCGCAGCCGGGTGAAGTCGATGAATTGGTCAAGGATGACCAAATGCCCCCGGCCGATCTCCTGGCGTAGGGAGCCGCAGGCCGTGGTGGCGATGATGGCCTTGCACCCGGCGTCCTTGAGGGCGCTGATGTTGGCCCGGTAGTTGACGTGGGTGGGGGGGATGGTGTGTTCGCGGCCATGACGGGCCAACAGAACCACATCGCGCCCGGCGATGGTGCCCCGGCGCAGCGGGGCAGAGGGTTTGCCAAAACGGGTCGTCACCTCCACGTCACAGGCGTGATGGAGGATGTCAGGGTTGTCGAGGCCGCTGCCGCCTATGATTCCTATCATGTCAATCACCTAGTCCAGTTCCAGCAGAAAGCAGTGCTCCTGCCCGGAGTCCTTCATTTTGCGGGGGCCGTCCAGAAACCCGAGCTGGATGACGAAACCACAGCCCACAATGTCGCCCCCCGCCTCGCGAACCAGCCTGAGCATACCTTCGGCCGTGCCGCCCGTGGCCAGCAGGTCGTCGATGATCAGGATCTTTTCGTCCGGGGCGATGGCATCCTCGTGCATGCACAGGGTGTCGGTGCCATATTCGAGATCATAGGTGACGCAGCGGCTCTTGTGGGGCAATTTGCCCGGCTTGCGCACCGGCACGAAGCCAATGCCCATCTTGTAGGCAAGAGGAGCCCCGAAGATGAAGCCACGCGCCTCGGCGGCCACGATCTTGGTGGCCCCGCTGTCCTTGAACTTTTCGGCGAGACAGTCCACGGCATGACGGAACGCATGGGGATCGCTCAGGATTGGGGTGATGTCAAAAAAAACGATGCCTTTCTTGGGATAGTCAGGAATATCTCGGACAAATTCGCGTAGATTCATGCTTCCTCCATGAGTAAATACCGCCGATTCATACGTTCGATACGCGCTTCGTGTCAATGTGATTGCCATGCTTCCCGGCATGGGCTAGGTGTCTGTGACCCTGAGGGAGGGGGGGGATATGAGTGAAGACACCTACCGCCAC
This genomic window contains:
- a CDS encoding adenine phosphoribosyltransferase, giving the protein MNLREFVRDIPDYPKKGIVFFDITPILSDPHAFRHAVDCLAEKFKDSGATKIVAAEARGFIFGAPLAYKMGIGFVPVRKPGKLPHKSRCVTYDLEYGTDTLCMHEDAIAPDEKILIIDDLLATGGTAEGMLRLVREAGGDIVGCGFVIQLGFLDGPRKMKDSGQEHCFLLELD